The region TTCATCCCGCCCCGAAATGAACACGGCCCGGCCGGCTTGCGCCGGTCGGGCCGTGGCAGGGACGGTCGCGCGACCGTCGCCGCTCAGGACGACGAGGTCTTGCGCGGCATGCCGAAGCCGCCGAGCAGCGCCGCGAGGGGCTGCTTCGAGGCCTTCTTCTCGGGCTGCGATGCGTCCGGCTCGTCCGCCGGACGGCTGGCCGCCTGCGACGGCTCGTACGGCTTCAGGAAGAATTCGTCGACGGGCGCCTCGCGGCGCGCGTGGTACGGGCGCTCGCCGCCGGCGCGGCGCACGCCCGGGCCGCGATGCTCGTCGCGCTCGCGGCGGCCGCCGCGTTCGCTCCGCTCCCCACGCTCACCACGCTCGCTCCGCTCGTCGCGGCGATGCCGCGCGGGCGCCTCGATCGCGAGCGTTTCGAGCGGCAGCGTGCGCTTGATCAGCTTCTCGATGTCCGCGAGCTGCTTGCGTTCGTTGGGACTGCACAGCGACAGCGCGTCGCCCGACGCGCCCGCGCGGCCGGTACGGCCGATCCGGTGCACGTAGTCTTCCGCGTTGAACGGCAGGTCGAAGTTGATCACGGCCGGCAGCTCGGCGATGTCGAGGCCGCGCGCGGCGACGTCGGTCGCGACGAGCGCCTCGATCTCGCCGCGCTTGAACGCGTCGAGCGCCTGCATCCGCTCGCTCTGCGAACGGTCGCCGTGGATCGCGGTGGCCACCACGCCGTCGCGCTCGAGCAGGCGCGACAGGCGGCTCGCGCCGATCTTGCTGTTGCAGAACACGATCACCTGCTTGAGCGCGCGCTCGCGGATCAGCTTGACCACGGCCGCCTGCTTGTCGCCCTCGGCGACGTCGTAGACGATCTGCGTGACATTGGTCGCCGTCGCATTGCTGCGCGCGACTTCGATCGTCTGCGGATCGCGCAGGTAGGTCGACGCGAGCTTCTTGATTTCGGGCGAGAAGGTCGCCGAGAACAGCAGCGTCTGGCGTTCCTTCGGCAGCAGGTTCAGGATCCGCTGCAGGTCGGGCAGGAAGCCCATGTCGAGCATGCGGTCGGCTTCGTCGAGCACGAGGATCTGGACCTGGCCGAGATTCGCGGTTTTCTGCTGCACGTGGTCGAGCAGCCGCCCCGGGGTCGCGATCAGGATCTCGACGCCGCGCCGCAGCTCGGCCATCTGCGGGTTCATGTCGACACCGCCGAACACCACCGCGCTGCGCAGCGGCGTGTGCTTGCCGTAGGCATGCACGTTCGCGGCGACCTGATCGGCCAGCTCGCGGGTCGGCGTGAGGATCAGCGCGCGCACCGGGTGGCGCGCGGGCGATGCGCTGGTGTTGGCCTGCGGCAACAGCCGCTGGAGGATCGGCAGCGAGAAGCTCGCGGTCTTGCCGGTGCCGGTTTGCGCGGCGCCCATCACGTCGCGGCCGGACAGCACGACCGGAATCGCCTTGGCCTGGATCGGCGTCGGCGTCGTATAGCCCTGCTCCACGATGGCTTTCAGGATATCGGCGGCAAGACCGAACTGGTCGAAAGTCGCGTCGACAGGCTTGGCAACAGAATCGGACATGGTGGCGTTTCGCTCAAAAGGCGCGGCGGGACATCAAGCGCGCGGCAGCACCGGACGTCGGGCTGCCTGCGACACAAACATCGGAATAAAGACGGAGCCGCGGCGCGCCGCGCGGCGCCGCCGGGCGCCACGACCCCGTGGGCCGCGCGCGAAGCTCGGTCCGGCGGACGTGCCGGCAGAAAGGGCA is a window of Burkholderia sp. FERM BP-3421 DNA encoding:
- a CDS encoding DEAD/DEAH box helicase produces the protein MSDSVAKPVDATFDQFGLAADILKAIVEQGYTTPTPIQAKAIPVVLSGRDVMGAAQTGTGKTASFSLPILQRLLPQANTSASPARHPVRALILTPTRELADQVAANVHAYGKHTPLRSAVVFGGVDMNPQMAELRRGVEILIATPGRLLDHVQQKTANLGQVQILVLDEADRMLDMGFLPDLQRILNLLPKERQTLLFSATFSPEIKKLASTYLRDPQTIEVARSNATATNVTQIVYDVAEGDKQAAVVKLIRERALKQVIVFCNSKIGASRLSRLLERDGVVATAIHGDRSQSERMQALDAFKRGEIEALVATDVAARGLDIAELPAVINFDLPFNAEDYVHRIGRTGRAGASGDALSLCSPNERKQLADIEKLIKRTLPLETLAIEAPARHRRDERSERGERGERSERGGRRERDEHRGPGVRRAGGERPYHARREAPVDEFFLKPYEPSQAASRPADEPDASQPEKKASKQPLAALLGGFGMPRKTSSS